Proteins found in one Choloepus didactylus isolate mChoDid1 chromosome 3, mChoDid1.pri, whole genome shotgun sequence genomic segment:
- the C3H4orf3 gene encoding uncharacterized protein C4orf3 homolog — MEENGLAVNGGDRLRVRRGLGEAGRAQHNPMVQPSSGTNGLPKTSYWLDLWIFILLDLLLFFFVYFLP, encoded by the exons ATGGAGGAGAATGGTTTGGCGGTAAATGGTGGGGACCGTCTCCGGGTGCGGCGAGGCTTGGGTGAAGCTGGGAGGGCGCAGCACAATCCCATGGTGCAGCCTTCGTCCGGGACAAACGGGCTTCCGAAAACCTCATACTGGTTAGACCTTTGGATTTTCATCCTCCTCGACCTGCTGTTGTTTTTCTTCGTGTATTTTTTGCCCTG A